Proteins found in one Zea mays cultivar B73 chromosome 1, Zm-B73-REFERENCE-NAM-5.0, whole genome shotgun sequence genomic segment:
- the LOC103643870 gene encoding serine/threonine-protein kinase MPS1 isoform X1, which yields MENRDSFTRPPAPSYAHGTQTAKGVAVPTGGDTAATNLTSSSGLSSSLTLSPPHFLQQIHAAVKRQRPFGPMQSKLPRATRVLVSGGERANKIGANPSVSKDQERIVTQPQRGMLGPSMLPNVTPDQQKVDSTSKLGSSAPDELMLTAPSMLKSTTDTCAQRVGQQKNKANLLMDTEKSAFDALSSQITSCNALMGESFKKGQLDSVVNPQLTSQSDNICITVDSRMDSMLSYLHSVSLTAGDNFPANQGAQNDHQKNHQELQTVDIAADMDIEYDASNLSRRGIQEARNQNHGKHMIPFSAIGSSVTAMSLHSGPTVQSSQTPQVGGYTSPVQIPESAVESSKGALGHGAQKEHAGATGVGDWNPHNQQVQNLGNGATDKAVSSIGRLRSEGLPANDQSTSARDGGGSRPNKGEKERRKKNYDPNVFFKVNGKLYQKLGKIGSGGSSEVHKVISSDCIIYALKKIKLRGRDYPTAYGFCQEIEYLNKLKGRSNIIQMIDYEVTDKSLLLESTVSPRDGRIKDDHYIYMVLEYGEIDLANMVAQKWKERNNSTMKIDENWLRFYWQQILEAVSTIHEERIVHSDLKPANFMLVRGSLKLIDFGIAKAIMNGTTNIQRDAQVGTLNYMSPEAFMCNDTDSDGNIIKCGLPSDIWSLGCILYQMVYGKTPFADYKTFWDKYKGVTDRNHKIMYEPVDNPWLIDLMQRCLAWDRNERWRTPQLLKHPFLNPPVPRDLPPSDDDPYRLLIERIRVHWDNPMVQKLRSLIEELDGDQ from the exons ATGGAGAACAGGGATAGCTTCACTCGCCCCCCAGCGCCCTCCTACGCCCACGGAACCCAAACCGCTAAGGGCGTCGCGGTCCCTACCGGCGGGGACACGGCCGCCACCAACCTGACGTCGTCGTCAGGGTTGTCCTCGTCTCTCACGCTCTCCCCTCCCCACTTCCTGCAACAGATTCATGCAGCTGTCAAGCGGCAGAGGCCTTTCG GTCCAATGCAGTCTAAACTTCCAAGAGCAACACGGGTCCTGGTTTCCGGAGGTGAGCGTGCAAATAAAATTGGTGCCAACCCTTCTGTTTCGAAAGACCAGGAACGAATTGTTACGCAGCCTCAGAGAGGCATGTTGGGACCCTCTATGCTGCCAAATGTGACGCCTGATCAACAGAAAGTCGATAGCACTTCTAAATTAGGGTCCTCTGCCCCAGATGAGTTGATGTTGACAGCACCCTCAATGCTAAAAAGTACCACTGATACCTGTGCACAACGTGTTGGCCAGCAGAAAAACAAGGCTAATCTGTTGATGGATACAGAGAAGTCAGCTTTCGATGCTTTGTCATCTCAAATTACATCATGCAATGCATTGATGGGGGAAAGTTTCAAGAAAGGACAGCTTGATTCGGTTGTTAATCCACAGTTGACGTCACAAA GTGATAATATATGCATCACTGTGGATAGTAGAATGGACAGTATGTTGTCTTATCTACATTCTGTTTCATTGACGGCAGGAGATAATTTTCCTGCAAATCAAGGAGCTCAGAATGATCACCAGAAGAACCATCAGGAGCTTCAAACTGTTGATATAGCAGCTGATATGGATATCGAATATGATGCGTCTAATTTGTCTCGGAGAGGGATCCAAGAGGCTCGTAATCAGAATCATGGAAAGCATATGATTCCTTTCTCTGCCATTGGTTCATCTGTGACTGCTATGTCTCTTCACTCGGGACCTACTGTCCAAAGTTCACAGACTCCACAGGTTGGCGGATACACTTCACCAGTGCAGATACCAGAATCTGCTGTAGAATCCTCCAAGGGTGCACTGGGCCATGGTGCTCAAAAGGAGCATGCTGGTGCAACTGGTGTTGGTGACTGGAATCCCCACAACCAGCAGGTTCAAAATCTAGGTAATGGTGCCACGGACAAAGCTGTTTCTAGCATTGGCAGATTGCGTTCTGAAGGATTACCTGCAAATGATCAGTCTACATCTGCCAGGGATGGTGGTGGTTCCCGACCAAACAAGGGTGAGAAGGAGCGCCGTAAAAAGAATTATGATCCTAATGTTTTCTTTAAGGTGAACGGGAAACTTTATCAGAAACTTGGTAAAATAGGATCTGGGGGTAGCAGTGAAGTACATAAAGTTATATCATCAGATTGCATAATATATGCCTTGAAAAAGATCAAGCTTAGAGGTCGTGATTACCCTACTGCATATGGTTTCTGTCAAGAAATTGAGTACTTAAATAAGTTGAAAGGAAGGAGCAATATCATACAAATGATTGATTATGAG GTCACTGATAAAAGTCTACTTCTAGAAAGTACCGTGTCACCCAGGGATGGGAGAATTAAGGATGATCACTACATTTACATGGTTCTGGAATATGGTGAAATTGACTTGGCTAACATGGTTGCTCAGAAGTGGAAGGAGAGGAACAACTCTACTATGAAAATTGATGAAAATTGGCTGCGCTTTTATTGGCAG CAAATACTTGAAGCTGTCAGTACAATACACGAGGAACGAATTGTCCACTCTGATTTGAAGCCTGCAAACTTTATGCTTGTGAGGGGCTCACTTAAACTAATTGACTTTGGCATCGCCAAGGCTATAATGAATGGTACAACAAACATTCAACGTGATGCTCAG GTAGGGACTCTCAACTACATGTCACCTGAAGCGTTCATGTGCAATGATACAGACTCGGATGGTAACATTATTAAGTGCGGGCTCCCCTCAGATATCTGGTCTCTTGGCTGTATTCTTTACCAGATGGTGTATGGCAAGACACCATTTGCAGACTACAAGACTTTCTGGGACAAATATAAAGGAGTGACTGATAGGAACCACAAGATCATGTATGAACCAGTTGACAACCCATGGCTCATTGATTTGATGCAAAGGTGTCTCGCCTGGGAccgaaatgaacgatggagaacaCCTCAGCTTCTTAAGCACCCTTTTCTCAATCCTCCAGTTCCAAGGGATTTACCTCCCTCTGACGATGATCCATATAGGTTGCTCATTGAGAGGATCAGAGTCCACTGGGATAACCCAATGGTTCAAAAACTTCGTAGTTTAATTGAAGAACTCGATGGGGATCAGTAA
- the LOC103643870 gene encoding serine/threonine-protein kinase MPS1 isoform X2 has translation MENRDSFTRPPAPSYAHGTQTAKGVAVPTGGDTAATNLTSSSGLSSSLTLSPPHFLQQIHAAVKRQRPFGPMQSKLPRATRVLVSGGERANKIGANPSVSKDQERIVTQPQRGMLGPSMLPNVTPDQQKVDSTSKLGSSAPDELMLTAPSMLKSTTDTCAQRVGQQKNKANLLMDTEKSAFDALSSQITSCNALMGESFKKGQLDSVVNPQLTSQRDNFPANQGAQNDHQKNHQELQTVDIAADMDIEYDASNLSRRGIQEARNQNHGKHMIPFSAIGSSVTAMSLHSGPTVQSSQTPQVGGYTSPVQIPESAVESSKGALGHGAQKEHAGATGVGDWNPHNQQVQNLGNGATDKAVSSIGRLRSEGLPANDQSTSARDGGGSRPNKGEKERRKKNYDPNVFFKVNGKLYQKLGKIGSGGSSEVHKVISSDCIIYALKKIKLRGRDYPTAYGFCQEIEYLNKLKGRSNIIQMIDYEVTDKSLLLESTVSPRDGRIKDDHYIYMVLEYGEIDLANMVAQKWKERNNSTMKIDENWLRFYWQQILEAVSTIHEERIVHSDLKPANFMLVRGSLKLIDFGIAKAIMNGTTNIQRDAQVGTLNYMSPEAFMCNDTDSDGNIIKCGLPSDIWSLGCILYQMVYGKTPFADYKTFWDKYKGVTDRNHKIMYEPVDNPWLIDLMQRCLAWDRNERWRTPQLLKHPFLNPPVPRDLPPSDDDPYRLLIERIRVHWDNPMVQKLRSLIEELDGDQ, from the exons ATGGAGAACAGGGATAGCTTCACTCGCCCCCCAGCGCCCTCCTACGCCCACGGAACCCAAACCGCTAAGGGCGTCGCGGTCCCTACCGGCGGGGACACGGCCGCCACCAACCTGACGTCGTCGTCAGGGTTGTCCTCGTCTCTCACGCTCTCCCCTCCCCACTTCCTGCAACAGATTCATGCAGCTGTCAAGCGGCAGAGGCCTTTCG GTCCAATGCAGTCTAAACTTCCAAGAGCAACACGGGTCCTGGTTTCCGGAGGTGAGCGTGCAAATAAAATTGGTGCCAACCCTTCTGTTTCGAAAGACCAGGAACGAATTGTTACGCAGCCTCAGAGAGGCATGTTGGGACCCTCTATGCTGCCAAATGTGACGCCTGATCAACAGAAAGTCGATAGCACTTCTAAATTAGGGTCCTCTGCCCCAGATGAGTTGATGTTGACAGCACCCTCAATGCTAAAAAGTACCACTGATACCTGTGCACAACGTGTTGGCCAGCAGAAAAACAAGGCTAATCTGTTGATGGATACAGAGAAGTCAGCTTTCGATGCTTTGTCATCTCAAATTACATCATGCAATGCATTGATGGGGGAAAGTTTCAAGAAAGGACAGCTTGATTCGGTTGTTAATCCACAGTTGACGTCACAAA GAGATAATTTTCCTGCAAATCAAGGAGCTCAGAATGATCACCAGAAGAACCATCAGGAGCTTCAAACTGTTGATATAGCAGCTGATATGGATATCGAATATGATGCGTCTAATTTGTCTCGGAGAGGGATCCAAGAGGCTCGTAATCAGAATCATGGAAAGCATATGATTCCTTTCTCTGCCATTGGTTCATCTGTGACTGCTATGTCTCTTCACTCGGGACCTACTGTCCAAAGTTCACAGACTCCACAGGTTGGCGGATACACTTCACCAGTGCAGATACCAGAATCTGCTGTAGAATCCTCCAAGGGTGCACTGGGCCATGGTGCTCAAAAGGAGCATGCTGGTGCAACTGGTGTTGGTGACTGGAATCCCCACAACCAGCAGGTTCAAAATCTAGGTAATGGTGCCACGGACAAAGCTGTTTCTAGCATTGGCAGATTGCGTTCTGAAGGATTACCTGCAAATGATCAGTCTACATCTGCCAGGGATGGTGGTGGTTCCCGACCAAACAAGGGTGAGAAGGAGCGCCGTAAAAAGAATTATGATCCTAATGTTTTCTTTAAGGTGAACGGGAAACTTTATCAGAAACTTGGTAAAATAGGATCTGGGGGTAGCAGTGAAGTACATAAAGTTATATCATCAGATTGCATAATATATGCCTTGAAAAAGATCAAGCTTAGAGGTCGTGATTACCCTACTGCATATGGTTTCTGTCAAGAAATTGAGTACTTAAATAAGTTGAAAGGAAGGAGCAATATCATACAAATGATTGATTATGAG GTCACTGATAAAAGTCTACTTCTAGAAAGTACCGTGTCACCCAGGGATGGGAGAATTAAGGATGATCACTACATTTACATGGTTCTGGAATATGGTGAAATTGACTTGGCTAACATGGTTGCTCAGAAGTGGAAGGAGAGGAACAACTCTACTATGAAAATTGATGAAAATTGGCTGCGCTTTTATTGGCAG CAAATACTTGAAGCTGTCAGTACAATACACGAGGAACGAATTGTCCACTCTGATTTGAAGCCTGCAAACTTTATGCTTGTGAGGGGCTCACTTAAACTAATTGACTTTGGCATCGCCAAGGCTATAATGAATGGTACAACAAACATTCAACGTGATGCTCAG GTAGGGACTCTCAACTACATGTCACCTGAAGCGTTCATGTGCAATGATACAGACTCGGATGGTAACATTATTAAGTGCGGGCTCCCCTCAGATATCTGGTCTCTTGGCTGTATTCTTTACCAGATGGTGTATGGCAAGACACCATTTGCAGACTACAAGACTTTCTGGGACAAATATAAAGGAGTGACTGATAGGAACCACAAGATCATGTATGAACCAGTTGACAACCCATGGCTCATTGATTTGATGCAAAGGTGTCTCGCCTGGGAccgaaatgaacgatggagaacaCCTCAGCTTCTTAAGCACCCTTTTCTCAATCCTCCAGTTCCAAGGGATTTACCTCCCTCTGACGATGATCCATATAGGTTGCTCATTGAGAGGATCAGAGTCCACTGGGATAACCCAATGGTTCAAAAACTTCGTAGTTTAATTGAAGAACTCGATGGGGATCAGTAA